One genomic window of Paramagnetospirillum magnetotacticum MS-1 includes the following:
- a CDS encoding MaoC family dehydratase → MTFASPITDRWFEDYVPGAVHEFGSITVEEDEVIAFAKRYDPQDFHTDPAAAKETIFGGLIASGWQTCGLMMRLYADHYLTKCASLASPGVDELRWIRPVRPGDTLSVRVTIETAVASKSKPDRGVVTSFIEVLNQNSEIVLSMRAVNMIARRNPGRAA, encoded by the coding sequence ATGACCTTCGCTTCCCCCATCACCGACCGCTGGTTCGAGGATTATGTGCCGGGTGCCGTGCACGAATTCGGCTCCATCACGGTGGAGGAAGACGAGGTCATCGCCTTTGCCAAGCGCTATGACCCCCAGGATTTCCACACCGATCCGGCGGCGGCCAAGGAGACCATCTTCGGCGGCCTGATCGCCAGCGGTTGGCAGACCTGCGGCTTGATGATGCGGCTTTATGCCGATCACTACCTGACCAAATGCGCCAGCCTGGCCTCGCCCGGCGTGGACGAGTTGCGCTGGATTCGCCCCGTTCGGCCCGGCGACACCTTGTCGGTACGGGTCACCATCGAGACCGCAGTGGCCTCGAAATCCAAGCCCGATCGCGGTGTTGTCACCTCGTTCATCGAGGTCCTCAACCAGAATTCCGAAATCGTCCTCAGCATGCGGGCCGTCAATATGATCGCCCGGCGCAATCCTGGCCGAGCGGCATAA
- a CDS encoding methyl-accepting chemotaxis protein, producing the protein MLGKSGILLKLLSTALLALVGFAILSMVALSQLRQSMLDDRIEKVTVLAEVARGTIKSFHERSKAGEFDEATAKAQALETLRPLRYQGDEYFFIYDFDGINVLHPTRPEREGKNFIDSKDADGKNYIRGLIAGAKAGKGVEFYKFPRSGSDVPVPKVSVTMAHAPWNWVVGTGVYIDDIDAEFRDAAIKFSTIALTVCLAALVLVTLLARNIATPLKHLADVAQRLARQDYSAQVDVTDRTDEIGTLTQAIAVLRDEAASAAEARAAQQESYKAASAQRKQARLQLADDIESSIKRVTDVVVQAVGEMEGAATIVSGAVSEAGTKASAAANSAEQASGNVATVAAAAEQLSASIHEIARQVHESSDTSGRAVAEAERTNALVQGLAEAAGHIGEVVTLINSIAGQTNLLALNATIEAARAGEAGKGFAVVAGEVKNLATQTARATEEIYNQVSTVQARTKEAVDAIASISATIGHINEIAEAIAAAVEEQGAATAEIARNVQEASTGTREVTAVLGGLTAATASAGTSANSVQGIAKRLTAEAQSLDREVHHFMDSMRGDNGSG; encoded by the coding sequence ATGTTGGGGAAATCAGGGATTCTACTTAAGCTCTTATCCACTGCCCTTCTGGCGCTGGTGGGATTCGCCATTCTGTCCATGGTGGCGCTCAGCCAGTTGCGCCAATCCATGCTGGACGACCGCATCGAGAAGGTCACGGTGCTGGCCGAAGTGGCGCGGGGCACCATCAAATCCTTCCACGAACGATCCAAGGCGGGCGAGTTCGACGAGGCCACCGCCAAGGCCCAGGCCCTGGAAACCCTTCGCCCCCTTCGCTATCAGGGCGACGAATATTTCTTCATCTATGATTTCGACGGTATCAATGTCTTGCATCCGACCCGCCCCGAGCGCGAAGGCAAGAATTTCATCGACAGCAAGGATGCCGACGGCAAGAACTATATCCGCGGCCTGATCGCGGGCGCCAAGGCAGGCAAGGGCGTGGAATTCTACAAGTTCCCCCGCTCCGGCAGCGACGTGCCAGTGCCCAAGGTATCGGTCACCATGGCGCATGCGCCATGGAACTGGGTGGTGGGAACCGGAGTCTATATCGACGATATCGATGCCGAGTTCCGTGACGCCGCCATCAAGTTCTCCACCATCGCCCTGACCGTCTGTCTGGCGGCCCTGGTCCTGGTCACCCTTCTTGCCCGCAATATCGCCACACCGCTGAAGCATCTGGCCGACGTGGCCCAGCGTCTGGCCCGCCAGGACTATTCCGCCCAGGTGGACGTCACCGACCGCACCGACGAGATCGGCACCCTGACCCAGGCCATTGCCGTGCTGCGCGACGAGGCGGCCAGCGCGGCCGAAGCCCGCGCGGCCCAACAGGAAAGCTATAAGGCCGCCAGCGCCCAACGCAAGCAGGCCCGCCTGCAACTGGCCGACGACATCGAATCCTCCATCAAGCGGGTCACCGATGTGGTGGTCCAGGCGGTGGGCGAAATGGAAGGCGCCGCCACCATCGTCTCGGGCGCGGTCAGCGAGGCCGGGACAAAGGCCAGCGCCGCCGCCAACTCCGCCGAACAGGCCTCGGGCAATGTGGCCACCGTGGCGGCCGCTGCCGAACAACTCTCCGCCTCCATCCACGAAATCGCCCGTCAGGTGCACGAATCCTCCGACACGTCGGGCAGGGCCGTGGCCGAGGCCGAGCGGACCAACGCCCTGGTCCAGGGATTGGCCGAGGCGGCCGGTCACATCGGCGAAGTGGTGACCCTCATCAACTCCATCGCCGGCCAGACCAATCTTCTGGCACTCAACGCCACCATCGAGGCGGCAAGGGCCGGAGAGGCGGGCAAGGGTTTCGCCGTGGTGGCTGGCGAGGTCAAGAATCTCGCCACCCAGACCGCCAGGGCCACCGAGGAAATCTATAATCAGGTCAGCACGGTCCAGGCCCGCACCAAGGAGGCGGTGGACGCCATCGCCTCCATCTCCGCCACCATCGGCCATATCAACGAAATCGCCGAAGCCATCGCGGCCGCCGTCGAGGAACAAGGCGCCGCCACCGCCGAGATCGCCCGCAATGTGCAGGAAGCATCGACGGGAACCCGTGAGGTCACGGCAGTGCTGGGCGGCCTGACCGCGGCGACCGCCTCGGCGGGAACCAGCGCCAATTCCGTGCAAGGAATCGCCAAGCGGCTGACGGCGGAGGCTCAGTCCCTGGACCGCGAGGTGCACCACTTCATGGATTCCATGCGCGGCGACAACGGGTCGGGGTGA